In one window of Bizionia sp. M204 DNA:
- a CDS encoding porin family protein — translation MKHFLVLLFLTSFLNTVAQSNYIPGKITTKDNKVIQGLIDYQNWKKTPNLIKFKNASSENLFSPEDIMAFEIENDKYVSKLVNLDVTEQRLDYMTKDQEVKFQEKQVFLNVLVTGNANLYEFYDGRSHFFVEKNNEVNELINRTSLVGSDISNTLIGTDTYVRTSKNYIGQLNYVMNDCDAISDLKNLDYTRKSLSKIFQQYNSCEDIVSEDQIYVKETEKVRSAFYITAGYAFSSYRIDSPVLYVKDFNGGSYSTPSFGIAYDVDLSKNLGKWSMKGEILYSFYDNEFKPKENNPNIKESTFYFKNSTVALDVLLKYSFKKENRKVIPFINIGLGYNFIVSDDNYIEYLRVGNISGNKEILDFDVDKGHFSFLGGAGVDYGRFSGELRIMVTNKVITEYGGSNSIFNVGVVVGYQVF, via the coding sequence ATGAAACACTTTTTAGTCCTTTTGTTTTTGACTTCTTTTTTAAACACCGTAGCGCAATCAAATTATATTCCAGGTAAGATAACGACCAAAGATAATAAAGTAATTCAGGGTTTAATCGATTATCAAAATTGGAAAAAAACACCGAACCTTATTAAATTTAAAAATGCTAGTTCTGAAAATTTATTTTCACCTGAAGACATAATGGCTTTTGAAATAGAAAATGACAAATACGTTAGTAAATTGGTAAATTTAGATGTAACAGAACAGCGTTTAGATTATATGACAAAAGATCAAGAAGTTAAATTTCAAGAAAAACAGGTGTTTCTGAATGTATTGGTCACTGGTAATGCTAACCTTTACGAGTTTTATGATGGTAGATCACATTTTTTTGTAGAAAAGAATAATGAAGTTAATGAACTAATTAATCGAACCTCTTTGGTTGGATCAGATATCAGTAATACTTTAATCGGCACAGATACTTATGTAAGAACTTCAAAAAATTATATAGGACAATTAAATTATGTGATGAACGATTGTGATGCTATTTCAGACCTTAAAAATTTGGATTACACAAGAAAGTCATTATCTAAAATTTTTCAGCAGTACAATTCTTGTGAAGATATAGTGTCTGAAGATCAAATATATGTTAAGGAAACGGAAAAAGTTAGAAGTGCCTTTTATATTACAGCCGGTTATGCGTTTTCTAGCTATCGTATAGATTCACCTGTATTATACGTAAAAGATTTTAATGGTGGCAGCTATAGCACTCCAAGTTTTGGTATTGCATATGATGTAGATTTATCTAAAAATTTGGGAAAATGGTCAATGAAAGGAGAAATTCTATATTCTTTTTATGACAATGAATTTAAGCCTAAAGAAAACAATCCTAATATAAAAGAGAGTACCTTTTATTTCAAAAATAGTACTGTAGCATTAGATGTATTGCTCAAGTATAGTTTCAAAAAAGAAAATCGTAAAGTAATACCGTTTATAAATATTGGTCTAGGGTACAATTTTATTGTAAGCGATGATAACTATATTGAGTATTTGAGAGTTGGAAACATCTCTGGTAATAAAGAGATCTTAGATTTCGATGTAGATAAAGGACATTTTTCCTTTTTAGGTGGTGCCGGAGTAGATTACGGTAGGTTTAGTGGTGAGCTAAGAATTATGGTTACAAATAAAGTAATTACTGAATATGGTGGTTCTAATTCAATTTTTAACGTCGGCGTTGTCGTTGGCTACCAAGTATTTTAG
- a CDS encoding amidohydrolase: MKKLLTLAILATVLSCQKEKTPVDAIVINGNIYTVNGNFDKAEAFAIKDGKFLEIASSKILQEKYVADTIIDAQGKTIVPGFIDAHAHFEGLGNNLLSVDLMGTDSFDEVLKRVLDFQNENQLGVIYARGWDQNDWEEKEFPNNALLNQLFPDTPIALGRVDGHATLFNQAALDLGNVTETSQIDGGDFIKKDGKLTGVLVDRAQNLVFNNWPVASKSQRVKALLAAQEDCFKYGLTTIDDAGVSADAIEIMDSLYETGDLKIRLYVMASGTEDQLDYYLQNGIVKTDRLHIRSFKISSDGALGSRGALLREPYSDVHTVYGLPVTSLDYLEKAATRIANSEFQLNTHAIGDSANHAVLNIYKKALKGKNDRRWRIEHAQIVSPEDFEKFDDIMPSIQPTHATSDMYWAEDRIGAERIKGAYAYKKLLDTYGKVALGTDFPVEKVSPFLTFYAAVARQDLKEFPKDGFQMENALSREETLRGMTIWAAYSNFEENEKGSIEAGKFADFIMLDRDIMNVDIQQVPETKVEQTYLGGVQVY; encoded by the coding sequence ATGAAAAAACTTCTAACCCTAGCCATTTTAGCAACCGTATTGTCTTGTCAAAAAGAAAAAACGCCAGTTGATGCTATTGTAATCAACGGAAACATCTACACGGTAAACGGTAATTTTGATAAAGCTGAAGCCTTCGCCATAAAAGATGGCAAGTTTTTAGAAATTGCCTCTTCAAAAATACTTCAAGAAAAATACGTAGCAGATACTATTATTGATGCCCAAGGCAAAACTATTGTGCCAGGCTTCATTGATGCGCACGCACATTTTGAAGGTTTAGGTAATAATTTATTAAGTGTGGATTTAATGGGGACGGATAGTTTTGATGAAGTTTTAAAGCGTGTTTTAGATTTTCAGAACGAGAATCAACTTGGCGTTATTTATGCCAGAGGTTGGGATCAAAATGATTGGGAAGAAAAAGAATTTCCTAATAACGCTTTACTCAATCAGCTTTTCCCGGATACACCTATTGCTTTAGGTCGTGTGGATGGTCATGCTACTTTGTTTAATCAAGCTGCATTAGATTTAGGAAATGTAACGGAAACCAGTCAGATTGATGGTGGCGATTTCATTAAAAAGGACGGTAAATTAACGGGTGTTTTAGTAGATCGTGCTCAAAATCTTGTTTTTAATAACTGGCCGGTAGCCTCAAAAAGTCAACGTGTCAAAGCGCTTTTAGCCGCACAAGAAGACTGTTTTAAATATGGTTTAACCACTATTGATGATGCCGGCGTGTCGGCTGATGCCATTGAAATAATGGACAGTTTGTATGAGACGGGCGATTTAAAAATTCGTTTATACGTTATGGCAAGTGGTACGGAAGATCAGTTAGATTACTACTTACAAAACGGCATTGTAAAAACGGACCGTTTGCATATTCGCTCGTTTAAAATCTCGTCTGATGGCGCGCTTGGATCGCGTGGGGCTTTATTGCGTGAGCCGTATTCCGATGTACATACTGTTTACGGTTTACCGGTTACGAGTTTAGATTATTTAGAAAAAGCAGCAACACGAATTGCGAATTCAGAATTCCAATTGAATACACATGCTATTGGTGATTCTGCCAATCATGCCGTTTTAAATATTTATAAAAAAGCACTCAAGGGCAAAAATGATAGACGTTGGCGTATTGAACATGCACAAATTGTTTCACCGGAAGATTTTGAAAAATTTGATGACATTATGCCATCCATACAACCTACACATGCAACTAGCGATATGTATTGGGCTGAAGATAGGATAGGAGCTGAACGTATTAAAGGTGCTTATGCTTATAAAAAGTTATTAGATACATACGGGAAAGTAGCACTAGGAACCGATTTTCCTGTGGAAAAAGTAAGTCCATTTTTAACCTTTTATGCCGCTGTTGCCAGACAGGATTTAAAGGAATTTCCTAAAGATGGTTTTCAAATGGAAAATGCCTTATCACGTGAAGAGACTTTGCGTGGTATGACCATTTGGGCAGCTTATTCTAATTTTGAAGAAAACGAAAAGGGGAGTATAGAAGCAGGTAAGTTTGCCGATTTTATTATGCTAGATCGTGATATTATGAATGTTGATATTCAGCAAGTTCCTGAAACTAAAGTGGAACAAACCTATTTGGGAGGAGTTCAAGTTTATTAG
- a CDS encoding YkgJ family cysteine cluster protein, translated as MKAKIESLPKLAKDKHKESKDFFKKLKKKPPKQLDYIMQELHEAEFQRTDCLDCANCCKTTGPLFTNKDVERISKHFKMKPQPFIDQFLRIDEDNDYVLQSVPCTFLGADNYCSIYEVRPKACSEFPHTDRKKFQQIANLTMKNVEICPAAFNIVEEMKKRIKL; from the coding sequence CTGAAAGCCAAAATAGAAAGCCTTCCAAAACTTGCCAAAGATAAGCATAAGGAGAGTAAAGATTTCTTTAAAAAATTAAAAAAGAAACCACCCAAGCAATTGGATTATATCATGCAAGAACTTCATGAAGCTGAATTTCAACGTACAGATTGTTTGGATTGCGCTAATTGCTGTAAAACAACGGGTCCATTGTTCACGAATAAAGATGTAGAGCGCATTTCAAAGCATTTTAAAATGAAGCCTCAACCGTTTATAGATCAGTTTTTACGGATTGATGAAGATAATGATTATGTATTGCAATCTGTACCCTGTACCTTTTTAGGTGCCGATAATTATTGCAGTATTTATGAGGTTAGACCAAAAGCCTGTAGCGAATTCCCACATACGGATAGAAAGAAATTTCAACAAATAGCTAATCTTACCATGAAAAATGTAGAAATCTGCCCTGCAGCTTTTAATATTGTGGAGGAAATGAAAAAGCGGATTAAATTATAA
- a CDS encoding exo-beta-N-acetylmuramidase NamZ domain-containing protein: protein MMQLLLNRFKNTVLLFVMVLISCGNFSQTESVEKTNMLQNSAHSNPETKKDLVIGANQTDAYLPLLKGKQIGIVANQTSVIFKNSGHTSYTHLVDSLVALNLNIKKVFAPEHGFRGTADAGEVVKDGIDTKTGLPIISLYGDNKKPKPEQLADIDYVIFDIQDVGARFYTYISSLHYVMEACAEQNIPLLILDRPNPNGHYIDGPVLEMAHKSFVGMHPVPVVHGMTIGEYAQMINGEKWLKNNVNCILTVIPVKNYTHQTAYSLPIKPSPNLPNDVAINLYPSLCFFEGTNVSAGRGTQKQFQIFGSPFLDKAMFNYNFEFTPKPNEGSKYPKHEGKVCYGLDLSDAQQLNRLDLNYLIEAYQATSDKATFFNNFFIKLAGTDRLQKQIESSHTAYEIKKTWVRDLQTYDSMRQAYLIYR, encoded by the coding sequence ATGATGCAATTACTTTTAAATCGATTCAAAAATACAGTTTTATTATTTGTTATGGTACTGATTTCTTGTGGAAACTTTTCACAAACGGAATCAGTTGAAAAAACAAATATGCTTCAAAATTCAGCACATTCTAATCCTGAAACGAAAAAAGATTTAGTGATTGGTGCTAATCAAACAGATGCGTATTTACCCTTATTAAAAGGAAAACAAATTGGTATTGTTGCCAATCAGACTTCGGTTATATTTAAAAACTCGGGACATACAAGCTACACGCATTTGGTAGATTCATTAGTCGCATTAAACCTCAATATAAAAAAAGTATTTGCGCCAGAACATGGTTTTCGCGGAACTGCTGATGCTGGCGAAGTAGTTAAAGATGGAATAGACACTAAAACCGGCTTGCCTATAATTTCGCTGTATGGTGACAATAAAAAACCAAAACCTGAACAATTGGCTGATATTGATTATGTAATTTTTGATATTCAAGATGTTGGTGCCCGTTTTTACACTTACATTTCCTCATTACATTATGTTATGGAAGCTTGTGCAGAACAAAATATTCCACTCTTAATTTTAGACAGACCCAATCCAAACGGTCATTATATAGATGGTCCTGTTTTAGAAATGGCTCATAAAAGTTTTGTTGGCATGCATCCAGTGCCTGTGGTTCATGGTATGACTATTGGCGAATATGCCCAAATGATAAATGGCGAAAAGTGGTTGAAAAACAACGTTAATTGCATACTCACGGTTATTCCTGTAAAAAATTATACGCACCAAACAGCTTATAGTTTACCAATTAAACCATCGCCCAATTTACCGAACGATGTGGCTATAAATCTGTATCCGAGTTTGTGTTTTTTTGAAGGCACCAATGTTAGTGCTGGACGTGGAACACAAAAACAGTTTCAAATATTTGGGAGTCCTTTTCTAGATAAAGCGATGTTCAATTATAATTTTGAATTTACTCCAAAACCAAATGAAGGTTCTAAATATCCAAAACATGAAGGAAAAGTTTGTTATGGTTTAGATTTAAGTGACGCGCAACAACTAAACCGACTGGATTTAAATTATTTGATTGAAGCCTATCAAGCAACATCGGACAAAGCAACCTTTTTTAATAACTTTTTTATCAAATTAGCAGGAACAGACAGGTTGCAAAAACAAATTGAAAGTAGTCATACCGCCTACGAAATTAAAAAAACCTGGGTTCGTGATTTGCAAACCTATGATAGCATGAGACAAGCATATTTAATTTATAGATAA
- a CDS encoding thioredoxin domain-containing protein translates to MKKWYVSLLILLMAFTTYAEANWLTSLEDAQKIALSSNKLILVDFWATWCGPCKRMDSESWSKEDVQVLMKNYVPVKIDIDRNRGIAQKYGVQGIPYIFILDGNGKVLYQQMSYKSKRELIDLLKKYALDTNFLSSDLINYFKKANFTTAFRLGIKYQDYSLFMGDSIKNDVLNVAEKYFDDARDFLKSSDLKNKKLFEQKLDLFEIQEYLIVNKPEKVLKKLERMNAKDIHKGNTGFYNFLRYVSYLQLEDETNILKLQSEMSEAHKKKAKLFIKPI, encoded by the coding sequence ATGAAAAAATGGTACGTTAGTTTATTAATACTCTTAATGGCTTTTACAACTTATGCCGAAGCTAACTGGTTAACCTCTTTAGAAGATGCTCAAAAAATAGCACTTAGTTCAAATAAATTGATATTAGTAGATTTTTGGGCAACATGGTGTGGGCCTTGTAAGCGCATGGATTCTGAATCCTGGAGCAAAGAAGATGTACAAGTATTAATGAAAAATTATGTTCCGGTTAAAATAGATATTGATAGAAATAGAGGTATTGCTCAAAAATATGGAGTACAAGGTATTCCATATATCTTTATATTAGATGGGAACGGGAAAGTTTTGTATCAACAAATGAGTTATAAATCGAAAAGAGAACTTATAGATTTATTAAAAAAATATGCCTTAGACACAAACTTTTTAAGTTCAGATTTAATCAATTATTTTAAAAAAGCAAACTTTACAACTGCTTTTAGGTTAGGTATTAAATATCAGGATTATAGTTTATTTATGGGCGATTCTATAAAAAATGACGTTTTAAATGTTGCTGAAAAGTATTTTGACGATGCTAGAGATTTTTTGAAATCCAGCGATCTAAAAAATAAAAAGCTATTTGAACAAAAGCTAGACTTATTTGAAATTCAAGAGTATCTAATTGTAAACAAACCTGAAAAAGTCTTAAAAAAATTAGAAAGAATGAATGCTAAAGACATCCACAAGGGCAATACAGGTTTTTATAATTTTTTACGATACGTGTCTTATTTACAATTGGAAGATGAGACTAATATTTTGAAATTACAAAGTGAAATGTCCGAGGCTCATAAGAAAAAAGCCAAACTATTTATAAAACCCATTTAA
- a CDS encoding sterol desaturase family protein: MEAIITYFETIPTLHRSILLVGGIMFFWFLEGALPLFQFSYKKWKHAWPNLFFTLTTIIINFGLAFLLLKSTDWVAANNFGIINWLPEMPLGLYALLGVLLLDFFGAYLAHFVEHKVKPLWMVHLVHHTDHHVDTTTGNRHHPIESVIRFSFTILGVFIVGTPIAIVFLYQSLSVIFTQLTHANIRMPRKLDKLMSYVFVSPDMHKVHHHYVLPYTDSNYGNIFSIWDRLFGTYMELDRDNIVYGVDVFPDEVANGKIGELLKQPFKKYQKPL; the protein is encoded by the coding sequence TTGGAAGCAATTATCACTTATTTTGAAACCATTCCCACATTACACCGAAGTATTTTATTAGTAGGTGGTATTATGTTTTTTTGGTTTTTAGAAGGTGCCTTACCTTTATTTCAGTTTAGTTACAAGAAATGGAAGCACGCTTGGCCAAATTTGTTTTTCACCTTAACAACCATCATTATTAATTTTGGATTGGCCTTTTTATTACTTAAGTCCACGGATTGGGTAGCAGCCAATAATTTCGGTATTATTAATTGGTTACCCGAAATGCCTTTAGGTTTATATGCGCTTTTGGGAGTGTTACTACTGGACTTTTTTGGCGCTTATTTAGCACATTTTGTAGAACATAAAGTCAAACCACTTTGGATGGTTCATTTGGTGCATCACACCGATCATCATGTAGATACAACTACAGGAAACAGACACCATCCTATAGAGAGTGTCATTCGGTTTTCTTTTACCATTTTGGGTGTGTTTATTGTGGGAACACCTATAGCTATTGTTTTTCTATACCAATCTTTATCCGTCATTTTTACGCAATTAACACATGCTAACATAAGAATGCCTAGAAAGCTTGATAAGTTAATGAGTTATGTGTTTGTCTCACCTGATATGCATAAAGTCCATCACCATTATGTTCTGCCTTATACAGATTCTAATTACGGAAATATATTTTCTATTTGGGATAGACTCTTTGGAACCTATATGGAACTAGATCGGGATAATATTGTTTATGGTGTAGATGTGTTTCCAGACGAAGTTGCTAATGGTAAAATTGGTGAGTTATTAAAGCAGCCTTTTAAGAAATATCAAAAACCTTTATAA
- a CDS encoding TonB-dependent receptor, translated as MRKHIHIVFTSLFLIISVFSWAQERDKDTLDTNVINVVKPYTPSISDAFKVKETPSLDDDVTATKKDIDYNIFSIPVASTFTPAKGKAAVLDKQKAPKLYDNYASLGFGSYTSILGEVYLNHAISRTENVGGYFSHHSSQGGLDEVLLDDNFYNTKMQATYGQNNRDMSWNVNLGGVHQIYNWYGMDQPRFTEADAQGIDAGHTFYGIHVGGDIAFEDTYIDKGTVLFRHFGDDNGSGENHFNAKISSDIEISNFEINTALTIDYLGGSFDRNYITNDELKYGNFNIGLAPTYQLIQEDLTLDLGVTLVYLNDTQAGDNKFYIYPNISASYRVVDELVIAYGGIKGGLIQNTYYSFAQDNPFVSPTLSIIPTDQQYHAFVGLKGKISNSMGYNLKGAYIAENDKALFRNNLIPFGFDLNETYQYGNSFGVVYDNVSTFSFGGELNVDVNRNFTLGLAADYFIYDTKYEAEAWNLPNIKASLFVDYQISDKWFAGASLFYEGERESLSGFQTIDNPLFPSLLNPTQQVTLDGFFDANAHVGYHINDRLSVYAKANNMASQNYERWLNYPVQGFQALAGATYKFDF; from the coding sequence ATGCGCAAGCACATTCATATAGTATTTACGAGTTTATTTCTTATTATATCGGTTTTTTCGTGGGCACAAGAACGCGATAAAGATACGTTGGACACCAACGTTATTAATGTGGTAAAACCATATACGCCTTCCATTTCAGATGCGTTTAAGGTAAAAGAAACACCATCATTAGATGATGATGTTACAGCAACTAAAAAAGATATAGACTATAATATTTTTTCAATTCCAGTCGCGTCTACATTTACGCCTGCAAAAGGGAAAGCGGCCGTTTTAGATAAGCAAAAGGCACCTAAATTGTATGATAATTATGCGTCTTTAGGTTTTGGTAGTTATACGAGTATTTTGGGTGAAGTTTATTTAAACCATGCTATTAGTAGAACAGAAAATGTAGGTGGTTACTTTAGTCATCACTCATCGCAAGGTGGTCTGGATGAGGTGTTGTTAGATGATAATTTTTATAATACCAAAATGCAAGCAACATACGGTCAAAACAATCGCGATATGTCTTGGAATGTCAACCTTGGCGGTGTGCACCAAATATATAATTGGTACGGCATGGATCAACCGCGTTTTACCGAAGCAGATGCGCAAGGAATAGACGCTGGACATACATTTTATGGTATTCATGTGGGTGGTGATATAGCTTTTGAAGACACCTATATTGATAAAGGAACCGTGCTTTTTAGACATTTTGGAGACGATAATGGATCAGGAGAAAATCATTTCAATGCGAAAATAAGTTCTGATATTGAAATTAGTAATTTCGAAATAAATACGGCCTTAACTATCGATTATCTTGGTGGTAGTTTCGATAGAAACTACATAACCAATGACGAACTGAAATATGGAAATTTCAACATTGGTTTAGCACCAACCTATCAATTAATTCAAGAGGATTTAACTTTAGATCTAGGTGTAACCTTGGTGTATTTAAATGATACGCAAGCTGGAGATAACAAATTCTATATTTACCCAAATATTTCTGCTTCCTATCGTGTGGTAGATGAATTGGTTATTGCTTATGGTGGTATTAAAGGTGGCTTAATTCAGAATACCTATTACAGCTTTGCACAGGATAACCCATTTGTTTCGCCAACTTTAAGTATTATTCCAACAGATCAGCAATATCATGCTTTTGTTGGACTTAAAGGAAAAATATCCAATAGTATGGGGTATAATCTTAAAGGTGCTTACATAGCTGAAAATGATAAAGCTTTATTCCGAAACAATTTAATTCCTTTTGGTTTCGATTTAAATGAAACCTATCAATACGGGAATTCGTTTGGCGTTGTTTATGATAATGTATCAACCTTTTCATTTGGTGGCGAATTGAATGTGGATGTGAATCGTAATTTCACATTAGGTCTGGCAGCCGATTATTTTATTTATGATACTAAATATGAAGCGGAAGCTTGGAATCTCCCTAATATCAAAGCCTCGTTGTTTGTGGATTATCAAATTAGCGATAAATGGTTTGCAGGTGCGAGTCTGTTTTATGAAGGTGAACGCGAGTCATTATCAGGTTTTCAAACCATTGATAATCCGTTATTTCCTTCATTGTTAAACCCAACACAACAAGTAACATTGGATGGCTTTTTTGATGCCAATGCACATGTAGGTTACCATATAAACGACCGATTATCGGTTTATGCCAAAGCAAATAATATGGCTAGCCAGAATTATGAACGTTGGTTAAATTATCCAGTACAAGGCTTTCAGGCTTTAGCTGGTGCGACTTATAAATTCGACTTCTAA
- a CDS encoding bifunctional 2-polyprenyl-6-hydroxyphenol methylase/3-demethylubiquinol 3-O-methyltransferase UbiG: MELKDIFGKALLDYQSGNYTEDLITSTNISEDDELPIPYLFRAFKDMPMLEQKALQLAKGKILDVGCGAGSHSLYLQEEGFSVKAIDVSEGAIDVATERGVKNAELKALLDETETFDTILLLMNGTGIFQELSEVSTYLNHLKLLLNPGGQVLIDSSDIKYMYEDEDGGLWTDTQANYHGELDYYLSYKGEDEIPMKWLYLDFETLNLACQTVGLKCEKILEGAHYDYLARLYY, encoded by the coding sequence TTGGAATTAAAAGACATATTCGGAAAAGCATTATTGGATTATCAATCGGGAAATTATACGGAAGATTTAATTACTTCTACAAATATTTCTGAAGACGATGAGTTACCTATTCCTTATTTATTTAGAGCGTTTAAGGACATGCCCATGCTTGAACAGAAAGCTTTACAGTTAGCAAAAGGGAAAATTTTAGATGTTGGGTGTGGTGCAGGGAGTCATAGTTTATATTTACAAGAAGAAGGTTTTTCCGTTAAAGCCATTGATGTTTCGGAAGGTGCTATTGATGTGGCTACAGAACGTGGTGTAAAAAACGCTGAATTAAAAGCCCTTTTAGATGAAACCGAAACTTTTGACACCATTTTATTACTGATGAATGGTACAGGAATATTTCAAGAGTTATCTGAAGTCAGCACCTACTTAAACCATTTAAAATTGTTGTTGAATCCTGGTGGTCAGGTTCTAATAGATTCTTCAGATATAAAATACATGTACGAAGATGAAGATGGCGGTTTATGGACTGATACCCAAGCCAATTATCATGGCGAATTGGACTACTATTTAAGTTATAAAGGTGAAGATGAAATCCCTATGAAATGGTTATATCTAGATTTTGAAACCTTGAATCTTGCGTGCCAAACGGTTGGATTAAAATGTGAGAAGATACTAGAAGGTGCGCATTATGATTATTTGGCACGATTATATTACTAG
- a CDS encoding ABC transporter permease: protein MNFEYFIAKRIIDSKAYKSSVSAPIIKIGIAAIAIGIIVMMISIATGIGLQQKIREKVVAFNGELMISKFGNNNSQESDGSLSLDQDFYPEFNAVEGVEHIQGVATKFGIIRTETDFEAIIVKGVGTDYKWDYFQEYLVKGKLPEYTDAYSQDVLISEFTANRLHVTVGDTIQTYFVNKDFNQKVRIIPYEIVGIYNSGFQEFDKTYLISHIKHLQRINKWEKNHVGHFELFVDDYSQLDAIREQVYQNTPSEFNTVTVEKKFDSIFEWISIFVKNIYGIIGIMVLVAGFNMVTALLVLILERTQMIGILKALGSNNWTIRKIFLYNASYLIVLGLIWGNLIGLGILLAQKYFKIFPLDPNVYYVSEAPVYLSITYIAALNIGTFILCLLMLLIPSYIITKISPVKAIRFE, encoded by the coding sequence TTGAATTTCGAATATTTTATAGCAAAACGCATTATTGATAGTAAAGCGTATAAAAGTAGCGTTTCGGCACCAATAATAAAAATTGGTATCGCTGCAATTGCCATTGGTATTATTGTCATGATGATTTCCATTGCTACTGGAATTGGGCTTCAACAAAAAATTCGTGAAAAAGTAGTTGCTTTTAATGGTGAATTAATGATTTCCAAGTTTGGCAATAATAATTCGCAAGAGAGTGATGGATCACTTTCATTAGATCAAGATTTTTATCCTGAATTCAACGCGGTTGAAGGTGTTGAACATATCCAAGGTGTGGCAACAAAATTTGGAATTATTAGAACCGAAACCGATTTTGAAGCTATAATTGTAAAAGGTGTTGGTACGGATTATAAATGGGATTATTTTCAAGAATATCTAGTTAAAGGGAAACTTCCAGAATATACAGATGCCTATAGTCAGGATGTTTTAATCTCCGAATTCACCGCCAATCGGTTACATGTAACGGTTGGAGATACCATTCAAACCTATTTTGTAAATAAAGATTTCAACCAAAAAGTACGCATTATTCCTTATGAAATTGTGGGTATTTATAATTCCGGATTTCAGGAATTTGACAAAACTTATCTCATTTCGCATATCAAACATTTACAACGTATTAATAAATGGGAAAAAAATCACGTTGGTCATTTTGAGCTTTTTGTGGATGATTATTCGCAATTAGATGCTATTCGGGAGCAAGTATATCAAAACACACCATCTGAATTTAATACCGTTACGGTGGAGAAAAAATTCGATTCCATTTTTGAGTGGATAAGTATTTTTGTAAAAAACATTTATGGCATTATTGGCATTATGGTTCTGGTAGCGGGATTTAATATGGTTACCGCATTACTCGTTTTAATTTTAGAACGCACGCAAATGATTGGTATTTTAAAAGCGTTGGGAAGTAATAACTGGACCATCCGAAAAATATTCTTGTACAACGCATCCTATTTAATAGTTTTAGGATTAATCTGGGGAAACCTCATTGGTTTAGGCATTCTATTGGCGCAAAAATATTTTAAAATTTTCCCTTTAGACCCAAATGTGTACTACGTAAGTGAAGCACCTGTTTATTTAAGCATCACCTATATTGCCGCTTTAAATATTGGTACGTTTATTCTGTGTTTACTAATGTTGTTGATTCCTTCTTATATCATCACAAAAATTTCGCCAGTTAAAGCTATTCGGTTTGAGTAA